From the Ctenopharyngodon idella isolate HZGC_01 chromosome 3, HZGC01, whole genome shotgun sequence genome, one window contains:
- the LOC127508534 gene encoding cytochrome P450 3A40-like isoform X3: MVTDLEIIKTVLVKECYSNFTNRRIRKVDLAGPFGDGIIMVRDEKWKRIRNSLSPYFTSGRLKEIFPIAVTHADRFIKNMQKRDHEQPVKTKEVVAPYSLDVVTSSSFSVDIDSINNPDDPFVINIKKFVQFNVFSPLFLLILMFPSFAILLSKLGITLFSKSSMDFFYSVLRKIKDEHKESDGRVDFLKLMIQNQIPDDQAKNDTSDQPAKGLTDHEILSQSLVFILGGYETTSTTLTFLLYNLATNPDCLEKLVEEIDTNFPPDTPITYDALMKMDYLEMAINESMRLLPTAPRLERVCKKTVEINGVTIPKDTLVGIPTYVLCRDPQLWDSPDEFRPERFSPESKSEINQYAFMPFGLGPRNCIGMRFALMIMKLLVVKLLQNFTVETCKETQIPLELNVMFQPKFPITLKFKPRSHKEKDTLSYF; the protein is encoded by the exons ATGGTCACTGATCTGGAAATTATCAAAACCGTTTTGGTGAAAGAATGTTATTCTAACTTCACTAACAGAAGG ATTAGAAAAGTAGACCTGGCTGGCCCCTTTGGTGACGGTATTATTATGGTTAGAGATGAGAAATGGAAGAGAATCCGCAATTCACTCTCCCCGTATTTCACAAGCGGACGACTGAAGGAG ATATTTCCCATAGCTGTGACACATGCAGAtcgttttattaaaaacatgcaGAAGCGAGACCATGAGCAGCCAGTTAAAACAAAAGA AGTTGTCGCTCCATATAGTTTGGATGTCGTCACCAGCTCCTCCTTTAGCGTTGACATCGACTCCATAAACAACCCGGATGATCCTTTCGTTATTAACATCAAGAAGTTTGTCCAGTTTAATGTCTTCAGTCCTCTCTTTTTGCTAATAC ttatGTTTCCCTCTTTTGCAATTCTTTTGAGCAAACTGGGTATAACTCTTTTTTCGAAGTCGTCTATGGATTTTTTCTACAGTGTCCTGAGAAAGATTAAGGACGAGCACAAGGAATCAGAT GGTCGAGTAGATTTTCTCAAGCTGATGATCCAGAATCAAATACCTGATGATCAAGCTAAAAACGATACAAGTGACCAGCCAGCAAAAG GACTAACAGATCATGAGATTCTCTCACAGTCCCTTGTTTTCATCCTCGGAGGTTATGAGACTACAAGCACCACTCTCACTTTCCTCCTCTATAATCTTGCGACTAATCCAGACTGCCTGGAAAAGCTGGTTGAGGAGATTGACACAAACTTCCCTCCTGAT actCCCATCACATACGATGCATTGATGAAAATGGATTACTTGGAAATGGCCATCAACGAATCAATGCGTCTCCTTCCCACTGCCCCACGCTTAGAGAGGGTCTGTAAGAAGACTGTGGAGATCAATGGCGTGACAATACCAAAAGACACTCTGGTTGGAATTCCTACATATGTTTTATGTCGTGACCCACAGCTCTGGGATTCTCCCGATGAGTTCAGGCCGGAGAG GTTCAGCCCAGAGAGTAAATCAGAGATTAACCAGTACGCTTTCATGCCTTTTGGACTCGGGCCTCGGAATTGCATTGGAATGAGATTTGCCCTAATGATCATGAAACTGCTTGTTGTGAAGCTTCTTCAGAACTTCACTGTGGAAACATGTAAAGAGACACAG ATCCCTCTAGAGCTGAATGTTATGTTTCAGCCGAAGTTTCCCATCACACTGAAGTTTAAACCAAGATCTCACAAGGAAAAAGACACATTGTCatatttttag
- the LOC127508534 gene encoding cytochrome P450 3A27-like isoform X6 — MIDLSSLSVTWTLVVLVITLLFIYGVWPHGFFKKLGIPGPRPWPFVGTLLSYTKGLCNFDMECAKKYGKVWGVVAPYSLDVVTSSSFSVDIDSINNPDDPFVINIKKFVQFNVFSPLFLLILMFPSFAILLSKLGITLFSKSSMDFFYSVLRKIKDEHKESDGRVDFLKLMIQNQIPDDQAKNDTSDQPAKGLTDHEILSQSLVFILGGYETTSTTLTFLLYNLATNPDCLEKLVEEIDTNFPPDTPITYDALMKMDYLEMAINESMRLLPTAPRLERVCKKTVEINGVTIPKDTLVGIPTYVLCRDPQLWDSPDEFRPERFSPESKSEINQYAFMPFGLGPRNCIGMRFALMIMKLLVVKLLQNFTVETCKETQIPLELNVMFQPKFPITLKFKPRSHKEKDTLSYF; from the exons ATGATTGACCTTTCATCTCTGTCTGTGACCTGGACCCTGGTGGTTCTGGTCATAACTCTCCTGTTTAT TTACGGTGTTTGGCCACATgggtttttcaaaaaactggGAATTCCAGGACCAAGACCTTGGCCTTTCGTTGGCACACTTCTCTCATACACTAAA GGTTTGTGTAATTTTGATATGGAGTGTGCTAAGAAGTATGGAAAAGTTTGGGG AGTTGTCGCTCCATATAGTTTGGATGTCGTCACCAGCTCCTCCTTTAGCGTTGACATCGACTCCATAAACAACCCGGATGATCCTTTCGTTATTAACATCAAGAAGTTTGTCCAGTTTAATGTCTTCAGTCCTCTCTTTTTGCTAATAC ttatGTTTCCCTCTTTTGCAATTCTTTTGAGCAAACTGGGTATAACTCTTTTTTCGAAGTCGTCTATGGATTTTTTCTACAGTGTCCTGAGAAAGATTAAGGACGAGCACAAGGAATCAGAT GGTCGAGTAGATTTTCTCAAGCTGATGATCCAGAATCAAATACCTGATGATCAAGCTAAAAACGATACAAGTGACCAGCCAGCAAAAG GACTAACAGATCATGAGATTCTCTCACAGTCCCTTGTTTTCATCCTCGGAGGTTATGAGACTACAAGCACCACTCTCACTTTCCTCCTCTATAATCTTGCGACTAATCCAGACTGCCTGGAAAAGCTGGTTGAGGAGATTGACACAAACTTCCCTCCTGAT actCCCATCACATACGATGCATTGATGAAAATGGATTACTTGGAAATGGCCATCAACGAATCAATGCGTCTCCTTCCCACTGCCCCACGCTTAGAGAGGGTCTGTAAGAAGACTGTGGAGATCAATGGCGTGACAATACCAAAAGACACTCTGGTTGGAATTCCTACATATGTTTTATGTCGTGACCCACAGCTCTGGGATTCTCCCGATGAGTTCAGGCCGGAGAG GTTCAGCCCAGAGAGTAAATCAGAGATTAACCAGTACGCTTTCATGCCTTTTGGACTCGGGCCTCGGAATTGCATTGGAATGAGATTTGCCCTAATGATCATGAAACTGCTTGTTGTGAAGCTTCTTCAGAACTTCACTGTGGAAACATGTAAAGAGACACAG ATCCCTCTAGAGCTGAATGTTATGTTTCAGCCGAAGTTTCCCATCACACTGAAGTTTAAACCAAGATCTCACAAGGAAAAAGACACATTGTCatatttttag
- the LOC127508534 gene encoding cytochrome P450 3A40-like isoform X2 — protein MIDLSSLSVTWTLVVLVITLLFIYGVWPHGFFKKLGIPGPRPWPFVGTLLSYTKGLCNFDMECAKKYGKVWGIYDGRLPILMVTDLEIIKTVLVKECYSNFTNRRIRKVDLAGPFGDGIIMVRDEKWKRIRNSLSPYFTSGRLKEIFPIAVTHADRFIKNMQKRDHEQPVKTKEVVAPYSLDVVTSSSFSVDIDSINNPDDPFVINIKKFVQFNVFSPLFLLILMFPSFAILLSKLGITLFSKSSMDFFYSVLRKIKDEHKESDGRVDFLKLMIQNQIPDDQAKNDTSDQPAKGLTDHEILSQSLVFILGGYETTSTTLTFLLYNLATNPDCLEKLVEEIDTNFPPDTPITYDALMKMDYLEMAINESMRLLPTAPRLERVCKKTVEINGVTIPKDTLVGIPTYVLCRDPQLWDSPDEFRPERFSPESKSEINQYAFMPFGLGPRNCIGMRFALMIMKLLVVKLLQNFTVETCKETQIPLELNVMFQPKFPITLKFKPRSHKEKDTLSYF, from the exons ATGATTGACCTTTCATCTCTGTCTGTGACCTGGACCCTGGTGGTTCTGGTCATAACTCTCCTGTTTAT TTACGGTGTTTGGCCACATgggtttttcaaaaaactggGAATTCCAGGACCAAGACCTTGGCCTTTCGTTGGCACACTTCTCTCATACACTAAA GGTTTGTGTAATTTTGATATGGAGTGTGCTAAGAAGTATGGAAAAGTTTGGGG GATTTATGATGGAAGACTCCCAATATTAATGGTCACTGATCTGGAAATTATCAAAACCGTTTTGGTGAAAGAATGTTATTCTAACTTCACTAACAGAAGG ATTAGAAAAGTAGACCTGGCTGGCCCCTTTGGTGACGGTATTATTATGGTTAGAGATGAGAAATGGAAGAGAATCCGCAATTCACTCTCCCCGTATTTCACAAGCGGACGACTGAAGGAG ATATTTCCCATAGCTGTGACACATGCAGAtcgttttattaaaaacatgcaGAAGCGAGACCATGAGCAGCCAGTTAAAACAAAAGA AGTTGTCGCTCCATATAGTTTGGATGTCGTCACCAGCTCCTCCTTTAGCGTTGACATCGACTCCATAAACAACCCGGATGATCCTTTCGTTATTAACATCAAGAAGTTTGTCCAGTTTAATGTCTTCAGTCCTCTCTTTTTGCTAATAC ttatGTTTCCCTCTTTTGCAATTCTTTTGAGCAAACTGGGTATAACTCTTTTTTCGAAGTCGTCTATGGATTTTTTCTACAGTGTCCTGAGAAAGATTAAGGACGAGCACAAGGAATCAGAT GGTCGAGTAGATTTTCTCAAGCTGATGATCCAGAATCAAATACCTGATGATCAAGCTAAAAACGATACAAGTGACCAGCCAGCAAAAG GACTAACAGATCATGAGATTCTCTCACAGTCCCTTGTTTTCATCCTCGGAGGTTATGAGACTACAAGCACCACTCTCACTTTCCTCCTCTATAATCTTGCGACTAATCCAGACTGCCTGGAAAAGCTGGTTGAGGAGATTGACACAAACTTCCCTCCTGAT actCCCATCACATACGATGCATTGATGAAAATGGATTACTTGGAAATGGCCATCAACGAATCAATGCGTCTCCTTCCCACTGCCCCACGCTTAGAGAGGGTCTGTAAGAAGACTGTGGAGATCAATGGCGTGACAATACCAAAAGACACTCTGGTTGGAATTCCTACATATGTTTTATGTCGTGACCCACAGCTCTGGGATTCTCCCGATGAGTTCAGGCCGGAGAG GTTCAGCCCAGAGAGTAAATCAGAGATTAACCAGTACGCTTTCATGCCTTTTGGACTCGGGCCTCGGAATTGCATTGGAATGAGATTTGCCCTAATGATCATGAAACTGCTTGTTGTGAAGCTTCTTCAGAACTTCACTGTGGAAACATGTAAAGAGACACAG ATCCCTCTAGAGCTGAATGTTATGTTTCAGCCGAAGTTTCCCATCACACTGAAGTTTAAACCAAGATCTCACAAGGAAAAAGACACATTGTCatatttttag
- the LOC127508534 gene encoding cytochrome P450 3A27-like isoform X5, producing MIDLSSLSVTWTLVVLVITLLFIYGVWPHGFFKKLGIPGPRPWPFVGTLLSYTKGLCNFDMECAKKYGKVWGIYDGRLPILMVTDLEIIKTVLVKECYSNFTNRRIFPIAVTHADRFIKNMQKRDHEQPVKTKEVVAPYSLDVVTSSSFSVDIDSINNPDDPFVINIKKFVQFNVFSPLFLLILMFPSFAILLSKLGITLFSKSSMDFFYSVLRKIKDEHKESDGRVDFLKLMIQNQIPDDQAKNDTSDQPAKGLTDHEILSQSLVFILGGYETTSTTLTFLLYNLATNPDCLEKLVEEIDTNFPPDTPITYDALMKMDYLEMAINESMRLLPTAPRLERVCKKTVEINGVTIPKDTLVGIPTYVLCRDPQLWDSPDEFRPERFSPESKSEINQYAFMPFGLGPRNCIGMRFALMIMKLLVVKLLQNFTVETCKETQIPLELNVMFQPKFPITLKFKPRSHKEKDTLSYF from the exons ATGATTGACCTTTCATCTCTGTCTGTGACCTGGACCCTGGTGGTTCTGGTCATAACTCTCCTGTTTAT TTACGGTGTTTGGCCACATgggtttttcaaaaaactggGAATTCCAGGACCAAGACCTTGGCCTTTCGTTGGCACACTTCTCTCATACACTAAA GGTTTGTGTAATTTTGATATGGAGTGTGCTAAGAAGTATGGAAAAGTTTGGGG GATTTATGATGGAAGACTCCCAATATTAATGGTCACTGATCTGGAAATTATCAAAACCGTTTTGGTGAAAGAATGTTATTCTAACTTCACTAACAGAAGG ATATTTCCCATAGCTGTGACACATGCAGAtcgttttattaaaaacatgcaGAAGCGAGACCATGAGCAGCCAGTTAAAACAAAAGA AGTTGTCGCTCCATATAGTTTGGATGTCGTCACCAGCTCCTCCTTTAGCGTTGACATCGACTCCATAAACAACCCGGATGATCCTTTCGTTATTAACATCAAGAAGTTTGTCCAGTTTAATGTCTTCAGTCCTCTCTTTTTGCTAATAC ttatGTTTCCCTCTTTTGCAATTCTTTTGAGCAAACTGGGTATAACTCTTTTTTCGAAGTCGTCTATGGATTTTTTCTACAGTGTCCTGAGAAAGATTAAGGACGAGCACAAGGAATCAGAT GGTCGAGTAGATTTTCTCAAGCTGATGATCCAGAATCAAATACCTGATGATCAAGCTAAAAACGATACAAGTGACCAGCCAGCAAAAG GACTAACAGATCATGAGATTCTCTCACAGTCCCTTGTTTTCATCCTCGGAGGTTATGAGACTACAAGCACCACTCTCACTTTCCTCCTCTATAATCTTGCGACTAATCCAGACTGCCTGGAAAAGCTGGTTGAGGAGATTGACACAAACTTCCCTCCTGAT actCCCATCACATACGATGCATTGATGAAAATGGATTACTTGGAAATGGCCATCAACGAATCAATGCGTCTCCTTCCCACTGCCCCACGCTTAGAGAGGGTCTGTAAGAAGACTGTGGAGATCAATGGCGTGACAATACCAAAAGACACTCTGGTTGGAATTCCTACATATGTTTTATGTCGTGACCCACAGCTCTGGGATTCTCCCGATGAGTTCAGGCCGGAGAG GTTCAGCCCAGAGAGTAAATCAGAGATTAACCAGTACGCTTTCATGCCTTTTGGACTCGGGCCTCGGAATTGCATTGGAATGAGATTTGCCCTAATGATCATGAAACTGCTTGTTGTGAAGCTTCTTCAGAACTTCACTGTGGAAACATGTAAAGAGACACAG ATCCCTCTAGAGCTGAATGTTATGTTTCAGCCGAAGTTTCCCATCACACTGAAGTTTAAACCAAGATCTCACAAGGAAAAAGACACATTGTCatatttttag
- the LOC127508534 gene encoding cytochrome P450 3A19-like isoform X7, translated as MQKRDHEQPVKTKEVVAPYSLDVVTSSSFSVDIDSINNPDDPFVINIKKFVQFNVFSPLFLLILMFPSFAILLSKLGITLFSKSSMDFFYSVLRKIKDEHKESDGRVDFLKLMIQNQIPDDQAKNDTSDQPAKGLTDHEILSQSLVFILGGYETTSTTLTFLLYNLATNPDCLEKLVEEIDTNFPPDTPITYDALMKMDYLEMAINESMRLLPTAPRLERVCKKTVEINGVTIPKDTLVGIPTYVLCRDPQLWDSPDEFRPERFSPESKSEINQYAFMPFGLGPRNCIGMRFALMIMKLLVVKLLQNFTVETCKETQIPLELNVMFQPKFPITLKFKPRSHKEKDTLSYF; from the exons atgcaGAAGCGAGACCATGAGCAGCCAGTTAAAACAAAAGA AGTTGTCGCTCCATATAGTTTGGATGTCGTCACCAGCTCCTCCTTTAGCGTTGACATCGACTCCATAAACAACCCGGATGATCCTTTCGTTATTAACATCAAGAAGTTTGTCCAGTTTAATGTCTTCAGTCCTCTCTTTTTGCTAATAC ttatGTTTCCCTCTTTTGCAATTCTTTTGAGCAAACTGGGTATAACTCTTTTTTCGAAGTCGTCTATGGATTTTTTCTACAGTGTCCTGAGAAAGATTAAGGACGAGCACAAGGAATCAGAT GGTCGAGTAGATTTTCTCAAGCTGATGATCCAGAATCAAATACCTGATGATCAAGCTAAAAACGATACAAGTGACCAGCCAGCAAAAG GACTAACAGATCATGAGATTCTCTCACAGTCCCTTGTTTTCATCCTCGGAGGTTATGAGACTACAAGCACCACTCTCACTTTCCTCCTCTATAATCTTGCGACTAATCCAGACTGCCTGGAAAAGCTGGTTGAGGAGATTGACACAAACTTCCCTCCTGAT actCCCATCACATACGATGCATTGATGAAAATGGATTACTTGGAAATGGCCATCAACGAATCAATGCGTCTCCTTCCCACTGCCCCACGCTTAGAGAGGGTCTGTAAGAAGACTGTGGAGATCAATGGCGTGACAATACCAAAAGACACTCTGGTTGGAATTCCTACATATGTTTTATGTCGTGACCCACAGCTCTGGGATTCTCCCGATGAGTTCAGGCCGGAGAG GTTCAGCCCAGAGAGTAAATCAGAGATTAACCAGTACGCTTTCATGCCTTTTGGACTCGGGCCTCGGAATTGCATTGGAATGAGATTTGCCCTAATGATCATGAAACTGCTTGTTGTGAAGCTTCTTCAGAACTTCACTGTGGAAACATGTAAAGAGACACAG ATCCCTCTAGAGCTGAATGTTATGTTTCAGCCGAAGTTTCCCATCACACTGAAGTTTAAACCAAGATCTCACAAGGAAAAAGACACATTGTCatatttttag
- the LOC127508534 gene encoding cytochrome P450 3A30-like isoform X4, with protein MIDLSSLSVTWTLVVLVITLLFIYGVWPHGFFKKLGIPGPRPWPFVGTLLSYTKGLCNFDMECAKKYGKVWGIYDGRLPILMVTDLEIIKTVLVKECYSNFTNRRIRKVDLAGPFGDGIIMVRDEKWKRIRNSLSPYFTSGRLKEIFPIAVTHADRFIKNMQKRDHEQPVKTKEVVAPYSLDVVTSSSFSVDIDSINNPDDPFVINIKKFVQFNVFSPLFLLILMFPSFAILLSKLGITLFSKSSMDFFYSVLRKIKDEHKESDGRVDFLKLMIQNQIPDDQAKNDTSDQPAKGLTDHEILSQSLVFILGGYETTSTTLTFLLYNLATNPDCLEKLVEEIDTNFPPDTPITYDALMKMDYLEMAINESMRLLPTAPRLERVCKKTVEINGVTIPKDTLVGIPTYVLCRDPQLWDSPDEFRPERFSPESKSEINQYAFMPFGLGPRNCIGMRFALMIMKLLVVKLLQNFTVETCKETQIPLELNVVFQPKVPITLKFIPRSHKEKQ; from the exons ATGATTGACCTTTCATCTCTGTCTGTGACCTGGACCCTGGTGGTTCTGGTCATAACTCTCCTGTTTAT TTACGGTGTTTGGCCACATgggtttttcaaaaaactggGAATTCCAGGACCAAGACCTTGGCCTTTCGTTGGCACACTTCTCTCATACACTAAA GGTTTGTGTAATTTTGATATGGAGTGTGCTAAGAAGTATGGAAAAGTTTGGGG GATTTATGATGGAAGACTCCCAATATTAATGGTCACTGATCTGGAAATTATCAAAACCGTTTTGGTGAAAGAATGTTATTCTAACTTCACTAACAGAAGG ATTAGAAAAGTAGACCTGGCTGGCCCCTTTGGTGACGGTATTATTATGGTTAGAGATGAGAAATGGAAGAGAATCCGCAATTCACTCTCCCCGTATTTCACAAGCGGACGACTGAAGGAG ATATTTCCCATAGCTGTGACACATGCAGAtcgttttattaaaaacatgcaGAAGCGAGACCATGAGCAGCCAGTTAAAACAAAAGA AGTTGTCGCTCCATATAGTTTGGATGTCGTCACCAGCTCCTCCTTTAGCGTTGACATCGACTCCATAAACAACCCGGATGATCCTTTCGTTATTAACATCAAGAAGTTTGTCCAGTTTAATGTCTTCAGTCCTCTCTTTTTGCTAATAC ttatGTTTCCCTCTTTTGCAATTCTTTTGAGCAAACTGGGTATAACTCTTTTTTCGAAGTCGTCTATGGATTTTTTCTACAGTGTCCTGAGAAAGATTAAGGACGAGCACAAGGAATCAGAT GGTCGAGTAGATTTTCTCAAGCTGATGATCCAGAATCAAATACCTGATGATCAAGCTAAAAACGATACAAGTGACCAGCCAGCAAAAG GACTAACAGATCATGAGATTCTCTCACAGTCCCTTGTTTTCATCCTCGGAGGTTATGAGACTACAAGCACCACTCTCACTTTCCTCCTCTATAATCTTGCGACTAATCCAGACTGCCTGGAAAAGCTGGTTGAGGAGATTGACACAAACTTCCCTCCTGAT actCCCATCACATACGATGCATTGATGAAAATGGATTACTTGGAAATGGCCATCAACGAATCAATGCGTCTCCTTCCCACTGCCCCACGCTTAGAGAGGGTCTGTAAGAAGACTGTGGAGATCAATGGCGTGACAATACCAAAAGACACTCTGGTTGGAATTCCTACATATGTTTTATGTCGTGACCCACAGCTCTGGGATTCTCCCGATGAGTTCAGGCCGGAGAG GTTCAGCCCAGAGAGTAAATCAGAGATTAACCAGTACGCTTTCATGCCTTTTGGACTCGGGCCTCGGAATTGCATTGGAATGAGATTTGCCCTAATGATCATGAAACTGCTTGTTGTGAAGCTTCTTCAGAACTTCACTGTGGAAACATGTAAAGAGACACAG atccctCTGGAGCTGAATGTTGTTTTTCAGCCAAAGGTTCCCATCACACTGAAGTTTATTCCAAGATCTCACAAGGAAAAACAATAA
- the LOC127508537 gene encoding cytochrome P450 3A30-like, translating into MIDLSSLSVTWTLVVLVITLLFIYGVWPHGFFKKLGIPGPRPWPFVGTLLSYTKGLCNFDMECAKKYGKVWGIYDGTLPILMVTDLEIIKTVLVKECYSNFTNRRIIKVDLAGPIGDGIIMVRDEKWKRIRNSLSPYFTSGRLKEIFPIAVTHADRFIKNMQKRDHEQPVKTKEVVAPYSLDVVTSSSFSVDIDSINNPDDPFVINIKKFFQFNIFSPLSLLILMFPSFAILLSKLGITLFSKSSMDFFYSVLRKIKDEHKESDGQVDFLKLMIQNQIPDDQAKDDTSDQPAKGLTDHEILSQSFVFILGGYETTSSTLTFLLYNLATNPDCLEKLVEEIDTNFPPDTPITYDALMKMDYLEMAINESMRLLPTAPRLERVCKKTVEINGVTIPKDTLVGIPTYVLCRDPQLWDSPDEFRPERFSPESKSEINQYAFMPFGLGPRNCIGMRFALMIMKLLVVKLLQNFTVETCKETQIPLEMNVIFQPKVPITLKFIPRPHKEKQ; encoded by the exons ATGATTGACCTTTCATCTCTGTCTGTGACCTGGACCCTGGTGGTTCTGGTCATAACTCTCCTGTTTAT TTACGGTGTTTGGCCACATgggtttttcaaaaaactggGAATTCCAGGACCAAGACCTTGGCCTTTCGTTGGCACACTTCTCTCATACACTAAA GGTTTGTGTAATTTTGATATGGAGTGTGCTAAGAAGTATGGAAAAGTTTGGGG GATTTATGATGGAACACTCCCAATATTAATGGTCACTGATCTGGAAATTATCAAAACCGTTTTGGTGAAAGAATGTTATTCTAACTTCACTAACAGAAGG ATTATAAAAGTAGACCTGGCTGGCCCCATTGGTGACGGTATTATTATGGTTAGAGATGAGAAATGGAAGAGAATCCGCAATTCACTCTCCCCGTATTTCACAAGCGGACGACTGAAGGAG ATATTTCCCATAGCTGTGACACATGCAGAtcgttttattaaaaacatgcaGAAGCGAGACCATGAGCAGCCAGTTAAAACAAAAGA AGTTGTCGCTCCATATAGTTTGGATGTCGTCACCAGCTCCTCCTTTAGCGTTGACATCGACTCCATAAACAACCCGGATGATCCTTTCGTTATTAACATCAAGAAGTTTTTCCAGTTTAATATCTTCAGTCCTCTCTCTTTGCTAATAC ttatGTTTCCCTCTTTTGCAATTCTTTTGAGCAAACTGGGTATAACTCTTTTTTCGAAGTCGTCTATGGATTTTTTCTACAGTGTCCTGAGAAAGATTAAGGACGAGCACAAGGAATCAGAT GGTCAAGTAGATTTTCTCAAGCTGATGATCCAGAATCAAATACCTGATGATCAAGCTAAGGACGATACAAGTGACCAGCCAGCAAAAG GACTAACAGATCATGAGATTCTCTCACAGTCCTTCGTTTTCATCCTCGGAGGTTATGAAACTACAAGCTCCACTCTCACTTTCCTCCTCTATAATCTTGCGACTAATCCAGACTGCCTGGAAAAGCTGGTTGAGGAGATTGACACAAACTTCCCTCCTGAT actCCCATCACATACGATGCATTGATGAAAATGGATTACTTGGAAATGGCCATCAACGAATCAATGCGTCTCCTTCCCACTGCCCCACGCTTAGAGAGGGTCTGTAAGAAGACTGTGGAGATCAATGGCGTGACAATACCAAAAGACACTCTGGTTGGAATTCCTACATATGTTTTATGTCGTGACCCACAGCTCTGGGATTCTCCCGATGAGTTCAGGCCGGAGAG GTTCAGCCCAGAGAGTAAATCAGAGATTAACCAGTACGCTTTCATGCCTTTTGGACTCGGGCCTCGGAATTGCATTGGAATGAGATTTGCCCTAATGATCATGAAACTGCTTGTTGTGAAGCTTCTTCAGAACTTCACTGTGGAAACATGTAAAGAGACGCAG atccCTCTAGAGatgaatgttatttttcagCCGAAGGTTCCCATCACACTGAAGTTTATTCCAAGACCTCACAaggaaaaacaataa